In the genome of Candidatus Bathyarchaeia archaeon, the window TATGCCTCATGCCGAGGTAAATATGCTATTTTGGTAGACTGAGTCTAAGTTTTATCGGAAGTCTTAACCTCCCTGATCTGAGGAGAAGTATGGTCACCGCCGCCGCAGCTCCCGCAGCGGTGAGGAGGTATACTAGGTTAGAAGTAAGCAAGGGGGCTTCAGAGACTGTTATACCTAGAGTTTCACTGCAGCTTTGATATCCTTGCTTGCTGACAGTCACTGTGACGGTTGCTTCACCCTGTTGGTTTGAAGAGTATATTGCGTTTGTTTGCCCATTCATGCCAGTTGTTAGGGATGTTGCGGAAAGTGACCCGAGATCTACGCTCAGCTCCACTTTAGCGTTGGGCAGAGGGTTTCCGCCACTCATAGCCGTGATCTCTAAGATGGACTCCCCGCCTACATGAATGATCTCAGGGGTTGCTTTAACCGTGACGGAGATTTGGGGGCCAGTTGGCAATGCTGGTATAGTGGATACTTTAAGTGTAGTGGCTGAGAGTCCGCTGGAGAGAGCATTTATTGTCGTCTCCCCAGTGCTGAAACCGGAGTGGAATTTAGTAACAACTAGGCTCTTTCCAGCCGGGATGTTAACTGTTGGATCCACATCACCTACCGCATAGTTAGAGGATGTAAGGTGTACAGTAATGTCCGACCATGGGATCGCTGGTAAACCGGCAGAATCTCGTGGTTGAATGTAGATGGAGTCATAACTTGTTCCATCCGCGTAGACCTCACTTGGGAGGGCGAACAGAGCGAAGGCTTGAGGTTCAGGTTTATAGGTGGTCACCGTGGCAGCCTCGACCGTATAGCCTTCAGCTAGAGATGATATCGTGGTGCTACCGGCTAATCTCGTCGAGTAGAAGTTAGCAACCGCGCTACTGCTGCCAGCATGGATTGTTATGCTCGGGTCAACACTGCCTACCTCGAGATTTGAAGAATAGAGCGATACGGTGAGGCTATTTGGAGCTTTGACTGGTGCTCCCGTGGAGTCCTGTAATTGAACTACTAGAGATTTGTATGTTGCGTTGTCGGCGTATATATTTGGTGGAGTTGTGATGAGGCCTATCTTTGTTGGCGAGGAGCCGACCGTAGTTAATGTAGCTGCGGTTGCGCTATACCCTGAGGCGGTGGCAGTTATGGTGGTAGTCCCCGGTTTATGTGTAGTTTTGAACGTGGCTATGGTGTAACTGCTTCCCCCCTCTACATAAACCAAATCCGAGCTTACTGAACCCACTTCGCTGTTCGAAGACGAGACTGCCACTAAAGTTAGGTAGGAAGCCTTTGCGGGTTTGCCGCCGCTCGTCAGTAGCTGTATTGCGATCACTTTATAGGACCCCCTATCGGATGGTATTTTGCAACCTGCTATAGTAACCGACGCGCTACTTGCGCTTCCAGTCTCCGCCGATATGGTGATTGTGGTGGAACCTAAAGTGTACCCCTCAGCGGCGGCGGTAATAATAACTTGACCTGCAGCTGACCTTGGAATCAAGTAGCTGACAGCTTGGCTTTCACCTTTACGAATTGTTGCAGGGCCCTCAGGGTTGGCAATATTGGGGCTGTTAGATGTAAGGGTTACAAGTATGTCAGACGGAGCCTTAGCTAGGTTTCCAGTGTCGCCTTGTAGCTGAACGATCAGCAGCCCAGGCTTGTCTTGAATGTGAAGGCTTGATGGAAGGGCGTATACGGCCAGTTTTGTAGGCGCAGTACCCACAGTCGTTATGGTGACAGAGGCTACCGGGTAACCCTCAACTGACGCTGTGACCTTCGTACTTCCTGGGGTATAGGTGGCGCGGAATGTGGTCGCAGTCTGAAACTCTCCCGCACGTATGATGACGTAACTATCGATAGACCCAACTTTGGGTTCCGAGAGAGTGAGGGAGACTTCGATATCTGAGGGCGACTTCGCAGGGAGCCCCCTCGCATCCTCCAGTCGAACTGTTATATAGCTTGTTTGGGTCGGTTCAGCCAGGATCGAGGTTGGGCCTGCATAGATGCCTAACTTTGTGGGCGCCCCTGTAGGGGTTATGGTGGTAACCATTATTGATGCCGCAGGAATCCAGGGAGAGGCTGCGGTGATCGTAACCGTGCCAGGGGTCTTCGTTGTTCGAATTCCTGTTACAATATAGCTATGACCCTTCGGCATTGTAAGTTGAAGATCTACGCTTGCAACCTTCTCATCTGAGGATGTGAGGATTATCGGAATGTCAGAGGGCGCTACAGTCGGCCCATTTTCATCTTCTAATCGAATCAAAAGACTCTCGTAGAGTCCACCATCAGCAGCCAATTTATCAGGGGCTACATAAAGGCTCAACCTGG includes:
- a CDS encoding Ig-like domain-containing protein; its protein translation is MKSILPLLLLIIILASQLPVQVGGQAGTRLSLYVAPDKLAADGGLYESLLIRLEDENGPTVAPSDIPIILTSSDEKVASVDLQLTMPKGHSYIVTGIRTTKTPGTVTITAASPWIPAASIMVTTITPTGAPTKLGIYAGPTSILAEPTQTSYITVRLEDARGLPAKSPSDIEVSLTLSEPKVGSIDSYVIIRAGEFQTATTFRATYTPGSTKVTASVEGYPVASVTITTVGTAPTKLAVYALPSSLHIQDKPGLLIVQLQGDTGNLAKAPSDILVTLTSNSPNIANPEGPATIRKGESQAVSYLIPRSAAGQVIITAAAEGYTLGSTTITISAETGSASSASVTIAGCKIPSDRGSYKVIAIQLLTSGGKPAKASYLTLVAVSSSNSEVGSVSSDLVYVEGGSSYTIATFKTTHKPGTTTITATASGYSATAATLTTVGSSPTKIGLITTPPNIYADNATYKSLVVQLQDSTGAPVKAPNSLTVSLYSSNLEVGSVDPSITIHAGSSSAVANFYSTRLAGSTTISSLAEGYTVEAATVTTYKPEPQAFALFALPSEVYADGTSYDSIYIQPRDSAGLPAIPWSDITVHLTSSNYAVGDVDPTVNIPAGKSLVVTKFHSGFSTGETTINALSSGLSATTLKVSTIPALPTGPQISVTVKATPEIIHVGGESILEITAMSGGNPLPNAKVELSVDLGSLSATSLTTGMNGQTNAIYSSNQQGEATVTVTVSKQGYQSCSETLGITVSEAPLLTSNLVYLLTAAGAAAAVTILLLRSGRLRLPIKLRLSLPK